AGCACGGCGGCGATGATCTGCGGCGCGGTCATGTGCTGGAAGATGCGCTGGTCGAAGCTGTGGCCGAGGTAGGCCAGGGTGGGGCGCAGGTCGATGTGGTAGCGGGTCAGGCGCTTGCCGGAGTCGCCCTGCTCGACGCCATAGATGATGCCGTGCACGCCCTTGCCGCTGGGGCCGAAGGCCAGGTAGGCGGGCTGGTTGATCAGGGCGTGGAGGTCGAGGTCGGCGCGCGGGCTGACCAGGTCGATCTCGAAGCGGTAGGGCTTGTTGAGCATTTCCCGGCCAGTGAAGGACAGCACTTGCAGGTCGCTGTCGACGGCGGGAATGGTCAGGGTGATATGCGCCTGGTTGGCATCCAGCATGCTGTGTTCTCCATCCATGAGTCGGGCAAGATCGGAGAGTGCCGGACACTGGATGAAGGTTCAATGCTGGCGGGGCGATAGCATGACCTCGTTCACGTAAAAGGTGCCGTGCCGCGATAGCCGGCGTCAGCAGCGTTCAGGCGGGCATGGTCTGCGAACTTGCCGCTGGGGGCGGTGCTCTTTAGACTGGCGCCCTCCCCCGATTCGTTAGCCACGCTCCCATGCCCACTGCCTTTCCCGAAGATTCCGTCGGCCTGGTCAGCCCCCAGGTATTCAAGTTCACCGAGCCGCTGGCACTGGCCTGCGGGCGCAGCCTGGCCGAGTACGAACTGGTCGTCGAGACTTATGGCGAGCTCAACGCCAAGCGCTCCAATGCCGTGCTGATCTGCCACGCCCTGTCTGGCCATCACCACGCCGCCGGCTACCACAGCCCGGATGATCGCAAACCCGGCTGGTGGGATAGCTGCATCGGCCCCGGCAAGCCCATCGACACCAACAAATTCTTCGTCGTCAGCCTCAACAACCTGGGTGGCTGCAATGGTTCCACCGGCCCCGGCAGTGCTAACCCGGCTACCGGCAAGCCGTATGGAGCGGATTTCCCGGTGATGACGGTGGAGGACTGGGTGCACAGCCAGGCGCGCCTGGCCGATCAGCTCGGCATCGCCCAGTGGGCCGCAGTAATCGGCGGCAGCCTCGGCGGTATGCAGGCCCTGCAATGGACCATCAGCTACCCGGAGCGCGTGCGTCACTGCCTGGCCATCGCCTCGGCACCCAAGCTGTCGGCGCAGAACATCGCCTTCAACGAGGTGGCGCGCCAGGCCATCCTCACCGATCCGGAATTCCACGGCGGGCACTTCATCGAGCAGGGCGTGATCCCCAAGCGCGGCCTGATGCTGGCGCGCATGGTCGGGCACATTACCTACCTGTCCGATGACGCCATGGGCGAGAAATTCGGCCGTGGCCTGAAGAGCGAGAAGCTCAACTACGACTTCCACAGCGTCGAGTTCCAGGTGGAAAGCTACCTGCGCTACCAGGGCGAGGAGTTCTCCGGGCGCTTCGACGCCAACACCTACCTGCTGATGACCAAGGCGCTGGACTACTTCGACCCGGCCGCTACCCACGACGGTGACCTGGCCAAGACCCTGGCCGTGGCCAAGGCGGATTTCTGCCTGATGTCCTTTACCACCGACTGGCGCTTCTCCCCCGCCCGCTCGCGGGAGATCGTCGATGCGCTGACGGCGGCGAAGAAGAACGTCTGCTACCTGGAGATCGACGCGCCGCAAGGCCACGATGCCTTCCTCATGCCGATCCCGCGCTACCTGCAGGCCTTCGGCAGCTATATGAAACGGATCGAGGTATGAGCATGCGAGCGGATCTGGACATCATTCAGGAGTGGATCGCCCCGGGCAGCCGTGTGCTCGACCTGGGTTGTGGCGACGGCGAGCTGCTGGCCTGGCTACGCGACAATAAACAGGTCTCCGGCTACGGCCTGGAGATCGACCCGGACAAGATCGCTCTGTGCATCGAGCGCGGCGTCAACGTCATCGAGCAGAACCTCGACCTGGGCCTGGGCAACTTCGCCAGTGACAGCTTCGACGTGGTGGTCATGACCCAGTCGCTGCAGGCGCTGCACTACCCGGACAAGGTGCTGGCCGAGATGCTGCGCGTCGGCAAGACCTGCATCATCACCTTCCCCAACTTCGGCCACTGGCGCTGCCGCTGGTACCTGACGACAAAAGGTCGCATGCCGGTGTCGGACTTTTTGCCCTACACCTGGTACAACACGCCGAACATCCATTTCTGCACCTTCGAGGACTTCGAGCGCCTGTGCCATGCTCAAGGTGCCCGCGTGGAAGAACGCCTGGCGGTGGATCGCGACCACCGCCACGGCATTGCCAGCCGCATCTGGCCCAACCTGCTGGGCGAGATCGGCATCTACCGCATCAGTGCGGCAGGCCTGGCCGGCCACCCCGTCGCGGTCTGACAACGAGGAGCCCATCATGCGTCGCATCATTCCCTTCCTCATCGCCCTGTGCCTGGCCCTGCCGGCCGCCGCCGAGCGCAAGCAAAGCTTCGGCGATCTGGACATGCACTACAGCGTGTTCAACTCCAGCTTCCTGCAGCCAGAGATCGCCAGCGCCGCCGGCCTGGTGCGCAGCAAGACCCAGGGCGTGGTCAACGTGGCCGTGCTCAAGGCCGGCAAACCCAGCACTGCCGTGGTCGCCGGTGAGATGAAGGATCTGCTGGGCAAGAGCACCGCCTTGAGCTTCCGCCAGGTCACCGAGGGTGACGCTATCTATTACCTGGCGCAGTTTCCATTCAAGACCCGCGAAGTGCTGAGCTTCACCCTGAACGTACGCCAGGGTGACGAGTCACACCGCATCACCTTCAATCAAGAGATGTTCCCGGACGAATGATGCCCTTCACCGAACTGGTACTGGCCAGCCACAACGCCGGCAAACTCAAGGAACTGCAGGCCATGCTCGGCGATGCCGTGCGCGTGCGCTCGATCGGCGAGTTCAGCCAGGTCGAACCGGAAGAAACCGGCCTGTCCTTCGTCGAGAACGCCATCCTCAAGGCGCGCAACGCCGCGCGTATCTCCGGCCTGCCAGCGCTGGCCGACGACTCCGGCCTGGCGGTGGACGCCCTCGGCGGTGCGCCGGGCATCTACTCGGCGCGATATGCCGATGGCCAGGGCGACGCGGCGAACAACGCCAAGCTGCTCGCCGCACTGAAAGACGTAGCGGATGCCGAGCGCGGTGCCCAGTTCGTCTGCGCCCTGGCCCTGGTGCGGCATGCCGACGACCCGCTGCCGATCCTCTGCGAAGGCCTGTGGCACGGCAGCATCCTGCACGAGGCGCGTGGCGAGCACGGTTTCGGCTACGACCCACTGTTCTGGGTGCCGGAAACCGGCTGCTCCAGCGCCGAACTGCCCGCCGAGCAGAAGAACCGCCTCAGCCACCGCGCCCGCGCCATGGCCCTGCTCAAGCAGCGCTTGGGGCTATGAAAGCTGCAAGCGACAAGCCTCAAGTTTCAAGTGAAAGCGGCTTGCAGCTTGCGGCTTGCGGCTTCGAGCTGCCGCCTCTGGCGGCCTACATCCATATCCCCTGGTGCGTGCGCAAGTGTCCCTATTGCGACTTCAACTCCCATGCCGCAGGGCCGACGCTGCCGGAAGAGGAATACGTCGACGCGCTGCTGGCCGATCTCGATAGCGACCTGCAGCACGTCCACGGCCGGCCGCTGAGTTCGATTTTCTTCGGCGGCGGCACGCCAAGCCTGTTCTCCGACCGTGCGCTGGGGCGCCTGTTGGAGAGCATCGAGCGGCGCATCGCCTTCGTGGCGGATATCGAGATCACCCTGGAAGCCAACCCCGGCACCTTCGAGCAGGCCAAGTTCAAGGGCTATCGCAGTCTGGGCATTAATCGCCTGTCCATCGGCGTGCAGAGTTTCCAGCAGACCAAGCTCAAGGCGCTGGGGCGCATCCACGACGGTGAAGAAGCCATTCGCGCTGCCGACATGGCCCGCGCCGCCGGCTTCGACAACTTCAACCTCGACCTGATGCACGGCCTGCCCGAGCAGAGCCTCGAGGACGCCCTGTTCGACCTGCGCACCGCCATCGCCCAGGCGCCCACGCACCTGTCCTGGTACCAGTTGACCATGGAGCCGAACACGGTGTTCTGGAGCCAGCCACCCACGCTTCCCGAAGACGATCTGCTGTGGGACATCCAGGAAGCCGGCCAGGCCCTGCTGGCCGCCGAAGGCTACGCGCAGTACGAAGTGTCGGCCTATGCCCGCCCCGGCAAGCAGGCCCGTCACAATCTCAATTACTGGACCTTCGGCGACTTTCTCGGCATCGGCGCCGGTGCCCACGCCAAGCTGAGTGCAGCGGACGGACGCATCCAGCGCACCTGGAAGACGCGCCTGCCCAAGGACTACCTCGACCCGGCCAAGGCCTTCCAGGCTGGCGAGCGCCTGCTCGAGGCCGACGAGCTGCCCTTCGAGTTCCTGATGAACGTGCTGCGCCTGAGCGATGGCGTGCCGATCGAGCTGTTCACCCAGCGCACCGGCCTGCCGCTCGCCCAGCTCGAGATGGCACGCCGCGAGGCCGAACGCCTGGGGCTGCTGCAAGCCGACAGCGCGCGGCTGGTGGCGACGGACAAGGGGCAGTTGTTTCTAAACGACCTGCTGCAGTTGTTCCTGGCCTAGTTCACCCACGGAGAGAAAGGAATCCGGTAGGCTACCGCGCTCGATTCGCACGGTCATCGCTCATACCGCACTCAAGGAGCCCGCATGGATCTGCTACTGGATCTGATCGTCACGCTTTCGCGCTGGAGCCGCAGCCACCTCGGCGACATCTCTCTGGCCATCATGGCCACCCTGCTGGTGCTGTTCGGCCCGGCCATCAACGCCTGGGTGCAACGCACCATCGGCAACCTCAACTTCGTGTTGCGCACCCTGCTGTTCGTGGTGTTCTGCGCGGTGGGCTATGGCCTGGCCATGATCTTTCTCACACCCTGGCTGGCCAAGGGCCTGGCGCAATTCAACAACTACACCCTGGCGCCGGTGCTGATCCTGATCTTCGCAGTGATCGGCATTCTGGCCGACCGCAACTAGCCTGCCATGGGTCAGGTCTGCAACCAGTCCAGCACGCGAGCAGCAAGTTGTTCCGGCGTCTCGTGAGTCGAGTCCAGGCGCAACAGCGGGCAGCTCAAGCGCTGGGCGATCCAGGCCTCATGCATGCGCAGGCTGCGGGTCTGCAGATCGCCCTGTTCGTAGCCCGCCGCCCAATGGAGAAAGGCCAGGCTCTGTTCATGCATATCGCCCCCTGGCTGAATGCGCTCGCCGTAGCGCTGTACCTCGCGCTGCTGCAGGCGCTGCATGCGTTCGGCATCATCCAGGCGCAGGAACAGTGCATGGCTGAACGAAGGGATCAAGGCCTCGCCCCAACTGCACAGCGAACCACTGAGCACCCAGGAGCAAGCCTGCGCAGCCTGCTCACGGATCAAGGCAACACGCTCTTCGGGCGGACGCTTGTGCAGATAAGGCGGCTCGCTGGGCTGCCAGTAGAAAGCGTCGGTGTCCAGGTGCAGCCAGCCGCAGTGCTCGGCCAGCGTGCGCGCCAGGGTGGTGGTACCAGCGCCGGATGCGCCGAAGATATGTAACCTGACCGCCATGGACTTCCCTCCCCCGAACTGGACTTCATCATGATTCGCACTTTCCAGCCAAACGACAGTGACGCCGTTCTCGACCTCTGGCTGGCTGCCTCGATCCAGGCCCACGACTTCGTTCCGCCAGCCTTCTGGCGGGAGCAGTTGCCGGCCATGCGCGAGCACTACCTGCCCAATGCCGAAACCCTGGTACTGGATGTCGAGGGGCAGATTCTCGGCTTTCTCTCATTGCACGAGCAACGCCTGGCAGCGCTGTTCATCAGCCCCGCCGCGCAGGGGCGCGGCCTGGGTCGAGCCCTGCTCGACGCCGCCAAGCAATGCCGCACAACCCTGGAGCTCGACGTCTACCGGGCCAATGCCCGAGCCGTGAATTTCTACCAGGCAGGCGGCTTCCGAGTGCTCGATGAAGGGCCTGACCCGCACACCGGCCAGGCGCAACTGACGATGCGCTGGCCAGGCCCATGATGCCGACTCAGTTGCCTGCGCGACGCAGCGCCTGTGGGGTGAAGTCGCGTGGCGTCAGCTTGGCGTTGAAGTCGTACATCGGCTCGTTGTTGTCCAGGCCATCGACGAAGTAGCGACCGCCCTTGAGGTCGTAGAGGGTTTCCAGCGTCGAGCCGAACATCGGCACCTCGTAATAGCTGATCGGATGCGCCTCCTGCAGGCCGATCAGCGCGCCGCTGCTGTCGTACAGATCGACAGCGAGGATCTGCCAGCTATCCTCGTCCAGGTAGAAACGACGCTTGCCGTAAGGATGGCTGAACCCCTTGCGCAACGTCGCCTCGACCACCCAGACACGGTGCAGCTCGTAACGCAGCAGCTCGGGATTGACGTGCTTGCTCTGCAGGATGTCGCCATAGGCAATGCCCTGCTGGTGCACCGCATAGCTGTTGTAGGGCATGAGCATTTCGCGCTTGCCCAGCAGTTGCCATTCGTAGCGATCCGGCGCGCCGTTGTAGGCATCCACCTGGTCGGCAGTGGCCATGCCATTGGTGTCCGGTTGCAGGCTGTCATAGGCCAGCATCGGCAAGCGCCTGACACGGCGTTCGCCACGGTTGAAGCGCCAGGCCTTGCGGATGGCCAGAACCTGATCGAGGGTTTCCTGTACCACCAGGGCCGAGCCGGCCAACTTGGCCGGCGCCGCTACCCGGTACTTGTAATAGAACAGGGTGTTGTCCAGATCCTTGGGGGTGACGCCCTCGCGCCCATAGAGGAAGTAGACGTTGCGCTCCAGTTTGAGCAGGTTGTAGCTGCCGTTGGCCAGCACGGCCGCCTGGTTGGTAATCATGCTGATCTGCTCGCCACGGTAACGCATGATGTGGTTCCAGATCGCCTCCTGGCCATTCTGCGGCAGAGGGAAGGGAATCCCGGAGGCCACGCCCTGCACGCCATTGCCGCCGGAAATCAGCTCGGCATTCAGCGCATTGAAGCGGGTGGCGTCGTAAATGCGCTGCGGTGCGGCCGCGCTGCGCCGAGTGGGGAACACCCGCAGGTAGAAACCGGGGTTCTGCTGCAGCAGGCTGTGCATGCCAGGCGGCAGCAAAGCCTCGTATTGCGCCAGGTTCTGGCTGTCGACCCGGTACAGAGGTTTGTCACTGGCGAAGGGATCCGGGTGGTGCATACCCACCTGATAACCGGCCGGCGGCGCGCTCACACCGCCGCTCCAGGCCGGGATGCTACCGGCCGCGTTGCCGGCCATTTCCCCACCCAGCGGCGTCAGGTCGCGGCCCAGACGCTCGGCCTGCGCCGCATCGACCTTGGCCTGAGCCTGTAGCGCCAAGGCGCTCAGCAACACAATGGAAACCGATCTCAACACAATGCTCTCCTCGCTGCGCCGAAAATCATCGCGCGGCTGTCGTATGACCACCCTTGAGGGTGGGCTTTATTGTTGTGTGCGGTGAGGAGCCGTCCTGGCTGTCGGGTGGGCCCGATCTGATGGTGCATCCTGCCGGTTCTGCTACTGATGGAGACGGGCAGTCGTCATGCCTGGCGCTGGAACTTGAGATCCCAGACACCGTGACCAAGGCGCTCGCCACGACGCTCGAACTTGGTCACCGGGCGCTCCTCGGGGCGCGGCACATAGGTGCCGTCGGCGGCCAGGTTGCGGTAGCCCGGTGCGGCGTTCATCACCTCGAGCATGTGCTCGGCGTAGTTTTCCCAGTCGGTGGCCATGTGCAGCACGCCACCGATCTTCAGCTTGCTGCGCACCAGCTCGGCGAAGGCCGGCTGGACGATACGGCGCTTGTGGTGACGCGCCTTGTGCCAGGGATCGGGGAAGAACAGCAGCACGCGATCGAGGCTGGCATCGGCCACGCAGTCGCGCAGCACTTCCAGGGCATCGCAGCTATAGACGCGCACGTTGCTCAGGTTCTGCGCCATCACACCGTTGAGCAACGCGCCCACGCCGGGCTTGTGCACCTCGACGCCGATGAAGTCCTGCTCCGGCGCGGCGGCGGCCATCTCCAGGGTGGAATGGCCCATGCCGAAGCCGATCTCGAAGGTGCGCGGCGCGCTACGGCCGAACACCTGATCGAAGTCACGCAGGCCCTCTTCCAGTTCCAGGCCGAACAGCGGCCAGCCTTTGTCGAGGCCGCGCTGCTGGCCCTCGGTCATGCGCCCGGCACGCATCACGAAGCTCTTGATGGTACGGCGCTGGCGACCGTCTTCGGTCAGTTCGGGCTGTTGGGTATCGGTCATGCTGGGCTCTTGTAGAGTGCTTTGCGACATGACGGGCCGGCGAAGCGGCCCGTAGCAAATCGTCATTCTTACTTGATCAGGCCATCCAAGGGGGAGGAGGCACTGGCATAAAGTTTCTTCGGCATCCGCCCGGCCAGGTAGGCCAGGCGACCGGCCTCCACTGCATGCTTCATGGCACGGGCCATCAGGATCGGGTCCTGGGCATGGGCGATGGCGCTGTTGAGCAGCACCGCTTCGCAGCCCAGCTCCATGGCGATGGTGGCATCGGAGGCGGTGCCCACGCCGGCATCCACCAGCACCGGCACCTTGGCCTCTTCGAGGATGATGCGCAGGTTGTAGGGGTTGCAGATGCCCAGGCCCGAGCCGATCAGGCCGGCCAGCGGCATTACCGCGATGCAGCCGATCTCGGCCAGTTGGCGGGCGATGATCGGGTCGTCGCTGGTGTACACCATCACGTCGAAACCGTCCTTGACCAGAATCTCGGCGGCCTTGATGGTCTCGATGACGTTGGGGAACAGGGTCTTCTGGTCGGCCAGCACTTCCAGCTTGACCAGCTTGTGACCGTCGAGCAGCTCACGGGCCAGGCGGCAGGTGCGCACGGCCTCGACCGCGTCGTAGCAGCCGGCGGTGTTGGGCAGGATGGTGTACTGCTCGGGGCTGATCACGTCGAGCAGGTTCGGCTCGCCAGGGTTCTGGCCAATATTGGTACGGCGCACGGCCACTGTGACGATCTCAGCGCCGGAGGCGGCGATGGCATCACGGGTTTCGTCCATATCCTTGTACTTGCCGGTGCCCACCAGCAGGCGCGACTGATAGGTACGGCCAGCCAGGGTAAAGGGCTTGTCGTTGCGAACTGGGCTCATGGAAAACTCCTCGTGAGGTCAACCGCCGCCGATGGCATGCACCACTTCCACCTGATCGCCTTCGGCGAGCAGGGTGCTGGCATGCTGGCTGCGTGGAACGATGTCCAGATTGAGCTCCACCGCCACCCGACGCCCGACCAGATCGAGACGCTCCAGCAGGTCGGCGACGCTCTGGTTGTCGGGCAGCTCGAAGGCTTCACCATTCAAGCGAATATGCATGGCGGCTGGCTCACAACTGTGGAGAGGGGCGGCATTCTAGCCCGAGAGCGGGCCACGACCAAGGTCAAAAGACGTCAACGGTCACCGGGCACGAGGCCCGCTCACACCAGCCTCCAGGCAGCCAGCCCCAGGCACAGCCAGCCGACGAGAAAGGCCACGCCACCGAAGGGGGTGATGATGCCCAGCTTGCCGATGCCGCTGAGCGTCAACAGGTAGAGACTGCCGGAAAACAGCAAGATCCCGAAGGTGAAGGCGCCGCCGGCCAGGTTGACCAGGCGTCCAGGAGCATGCAATGCCAACAGGCCGATGCCGAACAGCGCCAGGGCGTGGAT
The genomic region above belongs to Pseudomonas sp. GOM7 and contains:
- the metX gene encoding homoserine O-succinyltransferase MetX codes for the protein MPTAFPEDSVGLVSPQVFKFTEPLALACGRSLAEYELVVETYGELNAKRSNAVLICHALSGHHHAAGYHSPDDRKPGWWDSCIGPGKPIDTNKFFVVSLNNLGGCNGSTGPGSANPATGKPYGADFPVMTVEDWVHSQARLADQLGIAQWAAVIGGSLGGMQALQWTISYPERVRHCLAIASAPKLSAQNIAFNEVARQAILTDPEFHGGHFIEQGVIPKRGLMLARMVGHITYLSDDAMGEKFGRGLKSEKLNYDFHSVEFQVESYLRYQGEEFSGRFDANTYLLMTKALDYFDPAATHDGDLAKTLAVAKADFCLMSFTTDWRFSPARSREIVDALTAAKKNVCYLEIDAPQGHDAFLMPIPRYLQAFGSYMKRIEV
- the metW gene encoding methionine biosynthesis protein MetW, whose product is MRADLDIIQEWIAPGSRVLDLGCGDGELLAWLRDNKQVSGYGLEIDPDKIALCIERGVNVIEQNLDLGLGNFASDSFDVVVMTQSLQALHYPDKVLAEMLRVGKTCIITFPNFGHWRCRWYLTTKGRMPVSDFLPYTWYNTPNIHFCTFEDFERLCHAQGARVEERLAVDRDHRHGIASRIWPNLLGEIGIYRISAAGLAGHPVAV
- a CDS encoding DUF4426 domain-containing protein, which codes for MRRIIPFLIALCLALPAAAERKQSFGDLDMHYSVFNSSFLQPEIASAAGLVRSKTQGVVNVAVLKAGKPSTAVVAGEMKDLLGKSTALSFRQVTEGDAIYYLAQFPFKTREVLSFTLNVRQGDESHRITFNQEMFPDE
- the rdgB gene encoding RdgB/HAM1 family non-canonical purine NTP pyrophosphatase, giving the protein MMPFTELVLASHNAGKLKELQAMLGDAVRVRSIGEFSQVEPEETGLSFVENAILKARNAARISGLPALADDSGLAVDALGGAPGIYSARYADGQGDAANNAKLLAALKDVADAERGAQFVCALALVRHADDPLPILCEGLWHGSILHEARGEHGFGYDPLFWVPETGCSSAELPAEQKNRLSHRARAMALLKQRLGL
- the hemW gene encoding radical SAM family heme chaperone HemW → MKAASDKPQVSSESGLQLAACGFELPPLAAYIHIPWCVRKCPYCDFNSHAAGPTLPEEEYVDALLADLDSDLQHVHGRPLSSIFFGGGTPSLFSDRALGRLLESIERRIAFVADIEITLEANPGTFEQAKFKGYRSLGINRLSIGVQSFQQTKLKALGRIHDGEEAIRAADMARAAGFDNFNLDLMHGLPEQSLEDALFDLRTAIAQAPTHLSWYQLTMEPNTVFWSQPPTLPEDDLLWDIQEAGQALLAAEGYAQYEVSAYARPGKQARHNLNYWTFGDFLGIGAGAHAKLSAADGRIQRTWKTRLPKDYLDPAKAFQAGERLLEADELPFEFLMNVLRLSDGVPIELFTQRTGLPLAQLEMARREAERLGLLQADSARLVATDKGQLFLNDLLQLFLA
- a CDS encoding DUF3392 domain-containing protein — encoded protein: MDLLLDLIVTLSRWSRSHLGDISLAIMATLLVLFGPAINAWVQRTIGNLNFVLRTLLFVVFCAVGYGLAMIFLTPWLAKGLAQFNNYTLAPVLILIFAVIGILADRN
- a CDS encoding AAA family ATPase, encoding MAVRLHIFGASGAGTTTLARTLAEHCGWLHLDTDAFYWQPSEPPYLHKRPPEERVALIREQAAQACSWVLSGSLCSWGEALIPSFSHALFLRLDDAERMQRLQQREVQRYGERIQPGGDMHEQSLAFLHWAAGYEQGDLQTRSLRMHEAWIAQRLSCPLLRLDSTHETPEQLAARVLDWLQT
- a CDS encoding N-acetyltransferase; the protein is MIRTFQPNDSDAVLDLWLAASIQAHDFVPPAFWREQLPAMREHYLPNAETLVLDVEGQILGFLSLHEQRLAALFISPAAQGRGLGRALLDAAKQCRTTLELDVYRANARAVNFYQAGGFRVLDEGPDPHTGQAQLTMRWPGP
- a CDS encoding DUF1329 domain-containing protein, with translation MLRSVSIVLLSALALQAQAKVDAAQAERLGRDLTPLGGEMAGNAAGSIPAWSGGVSAPPAGYQVGMHHPDPFASDKPLYRVDSQNLAQYEALLPPGMHSLLQQNPGFYLRVFPTRRSAAAPQRIYDATRFNALNAELISGGNGVQGVASGIPFPLPQNGQEAIWNHIMRYRGEQISMITNQAAVLANGSYNLLKLERNVYFLYGREGVTPKDLDNTLFYYKYRVAAPAKLAGSALVVQETLDQVLAIRKAWRFNRGERRVRRLPMLAYDSLQPDTNGMATADQVDAYNGAPDRYEWQLLGKREMLMPYNSYAVHQQGIAYGDILQSKHVNPELLRYELHRVWVVEATLRKGFSHPYGKRRFYLDEDSWQILAVDLYDSSGALIGLQEAHPISYYEVPMFGSTLETLYDLKGGRYFVDGLDNNEPMYDFNAKLTPRDFTPQALRRAGN
- the trmB gene encoding tRNA (guanosine(46)-N7)-methyltransferase TrmB; this translates as MTDTQQPELTEDGRQRRTIKSFVMRAGRMTEGQQRGLDKGWPLFGLELEEGLRDFDQVFGRSAPRTFEIGFGMGHSTLEMAAAAPEQDFIGVEVHKPGVGALLNGVMAQNLSNVRVYSCDALEVLRDCVADASLDRVLLFFPDPWHKARHHKRRIVQPAFAELVRSKLKIGGVLHMATDWENYAEHMLEVMNAAPGYRNLAADGTYVPRPEERPVTKFERRGERLGHGVWDLKFQRQA
- a CDS encoding thiazole synthase — its product is MSPVRNDKPFTLAGRTYQSRLLVGTGKYKDMDETRDAIAASGAEIVTVAVRRTNIGQNPGEPNLLDVISPEQYTILPNTAGCYDAVEAVRTCRLARELLDGHKLVKLEVLADQKTLFPNVIETIKAAEILVKDGFDVMVYTSDDPIIARQLAEIGCIAVMPLAGLIGSGLGICNPYNLRIILEEAKVPVLVDAGVGTASDATIAMELGCEAVLLNSAIAHAQDPILMARAMKHAVEAGRLAYLAGRMPKKLYASASSPLDGLIK
- the thiS gene encoding sulfur carrier protein ThiS, translated to MHIRLNGEAFELPDNQSVADLLERLDLVGRRVAVELNLDIVPRSQHASTLLAEGDQVEVVHAIGGG
- a CDS encoding DUF423 domain-containing protein → MARLWLLLSAFAGFTGVALGAFAAHGLKNRLSSDYLVVFQTGTHYQLIHALALFGIGLLALHAPGRLVNLAGGAFTFGILLFSGSLYLLTLSGIGKLGIITPFGGVAFLVGWLCLGLAAWRLV